Proteins encoded in a region of the Gemmatimonadaceae bacterium genome:
- a CDS encoding M1 family metallopeptidase codes for MKTRLALLALLASAALQSAPAQGARAFTRADTLRGSYNTPQRAWWDVTFYDLHVAINPSDSSIKGFNGITYRVLKPASELQVDLQVPLVVDSIRQDGKALKYRRDGNAFFVTVVSPQRAGASKQLTVYYHGKPQPAKRPPWDGGFTWGTDSLGSPWIVSTDEGIGASIWWPNKDTEADEPDSMRIVTTVPDPLVSVGNGRLRSIRNNGNGTTTYEWFSVNPINNYAINVAIGKYDHFTELYQGERGTLTMDYWPLAYHMDAARKQWAQARPMMACFEHWFGPYPWYEDGYKLIEVSNNGMEHQTAVTYGNGFANGYRGRDASGTGYGMKWDFIIVHESAHEWFANNITFKDHADMWVHESFANYSEALYTECQFGKQAGAEYAVGVRRGIRNDRPIEPPNRGVNASGSGDMYPKGGTMLHMIRQIVNDDDKWRGILRGLGQTFWHQTVTGSQIKDYMIRESGKDLSKIFQQYLTTIQIPVLEYAIDGGTVRYRWANVVPGFNMPIKVRIAGTGFDWVTPTEQWQSGKYALASAADFQVDVNFYVTTKNVGAAR; via the coding sequence ATGAAGACCCGTCTGGCCCTGCTCGCCCTCCTCGCCTCGGCCGCGCTGCAGTCCGCGCCGGCACAGGGCGCGCGTGCCTTTACCCGCGCCGACACGCTGCGCGGCTCCTACAACACACCCCAGCGCGCCTGGTGGGACGTCACCTTCTACGACCTCCACGTCGCCATCAATCCGTCCGACAGTTCCATCAAGGGCTTCAACGGCATCACCTACCGCGTGCTGAAGCCGGCGTCCGAACTGCAGGTGGATCTGCAGGTTCCGCTGGTGGTGGACAGCATCAGGCAGGATGGCAAGGCGCTGAAGTATCGACGCGACGGCAACGCCTTCTTCGTCACGGTCGTGTCGCCCCAGCGCGCCGGCGCCAGCAAGCAGCTGACGGTCTACTATCATGGCAAGCCGCAGCCGGCCAAGCGGCCACCGTGGGATGGCGGCTTCACGTGGGGCACCGACAGCCTCGGCAGCCCGTGGATAGTTTCCACCGATGAAGGCATCGGCGCGAGCATCTGGTGGCCCAACAAGGACACCGAGGCCGACGAACCTGACAGCATGCGCATCGTCACCACCGTGCCCGACCCGTTGGTCAGCGTGGGCAACGGCCGCCTGCGCAGCATTCGCAACAACGGCAACGGCACGACCACGTACGAGTGGTTCTCGGTCAACCCGATCAACAACTACGCCATCAACGTGGCCATCGGGAAGTATGATCACTTCACCGAACTGTACCAGGGGGAGCGCGGCACCCTGACCATGGATTACTGGCCGCTCGCCTACCATATGGATGCCGCGAGGAAGCAGTGGGCCCAGGCGCGCCCCATGATGGCGTGCTTCGAGCACTGGTTCGGCCCGTATCCGTGGTACGAGGACGGGTACAAGCTCATCGAGGTCTCCAACAACGGCATGGAGCATCAGACGGCCGTCACCTATGGCAACGGCTTTGCCAACGGCTACCGCGGCCGCGATGCGTCGGGCACGGGCTACGGCATGAAGTGGGATTTCATCATCGTGCACGAGAGCGCGCACGAGTGGTTCGCGAACAACATCACGTTCAAGGACCACGCGGACATGTGGGTGCACGAGAGCTTCGCCAACTACTCCGAGGCGCTCTATACGGAGTGCCAGTTCGGCAAGCAGGCGGGCGCCGAGTATGCCGTGGGCGTGCGCCGCGGCATCCGCAACGACCGGCCCATCGAACCGCCCAACCGCGGCGTCAACGCCTCCGGTTCCGGCGACATGTATCCGAAGGGCGGCACGATGCTGCACATGATCCGCCAGATCGTGAACGATGACGACAAGTGGCGGGGCATCCTGCGCGGACTCGGGCAGACCTTCTGGCACCAGACCGTCACCGGGAGCCAGATCAAGGACTACATGATCAGGGAGTCGGGCAAGGACCTGTCGAAGATCTTCCAGCAATACCTGACGACGATCCAGATCCCCGTGCTTGAGTACGCGATTGACGGCGGCACCGTGCGCTATCGCTGGGCGAACGTGGTGCCGGGCTTCAACATGCCCATCAAGGTACGCATCGCGGGCACCGGTTTTGACTGGGTGACGCCCACTGAGCAGTGGCAGTCGGGGAAGTACGCGCTGGCGTCCGCCGCGGATTTCCAGGTTGACGTGAACTTCTATGTGACCACGAAGAACGTCGGGGCGGCTCGCTAG
- a CDS encoding NADH:flavin oxidoreductase/NADH oxidase, translating into MPNLFDPLVVRSVTLRNRIGVSPMCQYSATGGLANHWHLVHYGSRAVGGAGLVIVEATAVTPQGRISPHDLGLWNDTQVEPLARIVRMLEEHGAVAGVQLAHAGRKASTRRPWEGGNTAPAAEGGWEDIVAPSALPFADGHLMPQALDDTGIAGIVRAFTDAARRARAAGMQVIELHAAHGYLLHQFLSPFSNLRTDRYGGSFENRTRLVREVTRAVRGAWPEKLPLFVRVSATDWTEGGWDVAQTVELARLLKDDGVDVIDCSSGGNVAKARIPLAPGYQVPFAAEVRHRAGIFTAAVGMITEASQANEIIGTGKADLIFLARELLRDPYWPLHAAQTLGLPGRWPAQYLRAAPKGTPAPGVKA; encoded by the coding sequence ATGCCCAACCTGTTTGATCCCCTTGTCGTACGCAGCGTGACGCTGCGCAACCGCATCGGTGTGTCGCCCATGTGCCAGTACTCTGCCACGGGCGGCCTGGCAAACCACTGGCACCTGGTGCACTACGGCAGTCGCGCGGTCGGCGGCGCCGGCCTCGTGATCGTGGAAGCAACGGCGGTCACACCCCAGGGGCGAATCTCGCCGCACGACCTGGGATTGTGGAACGACACCCAGGTGGAGCCGCTGGCGCGCATCGTGCGCATGCTGGAAGAGCATGGTGCCGTGGCGGGGGTGCAACTCGCGCACGCCGGACGCAAGGCCTCCACGCGCCGTCCGTGGGAAGGAGGGAACACCGCGCCGGCGGCGGAGGGCGGATGGGAGGATATCGTGGCGCCGAGCGCGCTGCCGTTCGCCGACGGCCACCTGATGCCCCAGGCGCTCGACGACACCGGGATCGCCGGCATCGTGCGCGCCTTCACGGATGCCGCGCGCCGCGCGCGGGCGGCCGGCATGCAGGTGATCGAATTGCACGCCGCGCACGGCTACCTGCTGCATCAGTTCCTGTCGCCATTCAGCAACCTGCGCACCGACCGGTACGGCGGATCGTTCGAGAATCGCACGCGCCTGGTGCGAGAAGTCACCCGGGCGGTCCGCGGTGCCTGGCCCGAGAAGCTGCCGCTCTTCGTTCGCGTATCGGCCACCGACTGGACTGAAGGCGGCTGGGACGTGGCGCAGACCGTCGAGCTGGCGCGCCTGCTGAAGGATGACGGCGTTGACGTCATTGACTGCTCATCCGGCGGCAACGTGGCGAAGGCGCGGATTCCGCTCGCGCCAGGTTATCAGGTGCCGTTCGCGGCCGAGGTGCGCCACCGCGCGGGGATCTTCACCGCCGCCGTCGGAATGATCACCGAGGCATCGCAGGCGAATGAGATCATCGGCACCGGCAAGGCGGACCTGATCTTCCTGGCGCGCGAGTTGCTGCGAGACCCATACTGGCCGCTGCATGCGGCGCAGACGCTGGGGCTACCGGGACGCTGGCCGGCGCAGTATCTGCGTGCGGCGCCGAAGGGGACGCCAGCGCCCGGCGTGAAAGCCTAG
- a CDS encoding sodium:solute symporter — translation MTISLAILGTFFIIAIGLGLLAKRGHTMTLEQWSVGGRGFGSLFVFLLMAGEIYTTFTFLGGSGWAYGKGAPALYILCYLTLAYTLSYFLLPAIWRYARGRGLVSQADFFIAKYESPAMGLLVSAVGVAALVPYLVLQLKGLGIIVTEASYGAISPVTAMWCGTAALMFYVVVSGVRGSAWTATLKDIMILVIVVVMGVYLPYHYHGGYGAMFTAIDAAKPGFLTLPDNGMSQSWFISTVLLTSVGVYTWPQFFAGVYTAKSENVFRKNAVMLPLYQLVVLFVFFTGFAATLAVPGLTGSDADLSLFRIAKLTFAPWAVGMIGAAGLLTALVPGSMLLITAATILAKNIFRVAVPQSSDRTVGIVARSMVPVLALISLYLALHGGQAIVALLLMGYNVVTQLFPALVLSFGDRPRIGTTAALAGIIAGELTVAAVTLSGTSLAKLAPGLPQAAKDLNVGVVALLVNIAVILLVSAVMPRRVRERVA, via the coding sequence ATGACGATTTCCCTCGCCATCCTTGGCACCTTCTTCATCATCGCCATCGGACTCGGGCTGCTCGCCAAGCGCGGGCACACGATGACGCTCGAGCAGTGGAGCGTGGGCGGGCGCGGCTTTGGTAGCCTGTTCGTCTTCCTGCTGATGGCGGGCGAGATCTACACCACCTTCACCTTCCTTGGCGGAAGCGGGTGGGCGTACGGAAAGGGCGCGCCGGCCCTGTACATCCTGTGCTATCTCACGCTGGCCTACACGCTGTCGTACTTCCTGCTGCCGGCCATCTGGCGCTACGCGCGCGGACGCGGGCTCGTGTCGCAAGCCGACTTCTTCATCGCCAAGTACGAGAGCCCGGCCATGGGATTGCTCGTCTCGGCGGTGGGAGTCGCGGCGCTGGTGCCGTATCTCGTGCTGCAACTGAAGGGGCTGGGCATCATCGTCACGGAAGCGTCGTATGGCGCCATTTCGCCGGTGACGGCGATGTGGTGCGGCACGGCGGCGCTGATGTTCTACGTGGTGGTGTCTGGCGTGCGCGGATCGGCGTGGACCGCGACGCTGAAGGACATCATGATCCTGGTGATCGTGGTCGTGATGGGCGTGTACCTGCCGTATCACTATCACGGCGGCTATGGCGCGATGTTCACGGCCATCGATGCGGCGAAGCCGGGATTCCTCACCCTCCCCGACAACGGGATGAGCCAGTCGTGGTTCATCTCGACGGTGCTGCTGACGTCGGTGGGCGTCTATACCTGGCCGCAGTTCTTTGCCGGGGTCTACACGGCGAAGAGCGAGAACGTCTTCCGCAAGAATGCGGTCATGCTGCCGCTCTACCAGCTGGTGGTGCTCTTCGTCTTCTTCACCGGCTTTGCGGCGACGCTGGCCGTGCCGGGACTGACCGGCTCCGACGCGGACCTGTCGCTGTTCCGCATCGCGAAGCTGACGTTCGCGCCATGGGCGGTGGGGATGATTGGCGCGGCGGGACTGCTGACCGCCCTGGTGCCCGGATCCATGCTGCTGATCACGGCGGCAACAATCCTGGCCAAGAACATCTTCCGCGTCGCGGTGCCCCAGAGCAGCGACCGCACGGTGGGCATCGTCGCGCGCTCGATGGTGCCGGTGCTGGCGCTCATCTCGCTCTATCTCGCGCTGCACGGCGGCCAGGCGATCGTCGCGCTGCTGCTGATGGGCTACAATGTCGTGACGCAGCTCTTCCCGGCGCTCGTGCTCTCATTCGGCGACCGGCCGCGGATTGGCACGACGGCCGCGCTTGCCGGGATCATTGCCGGCGAACTGACCGTGGCCGCGGTCACGCTGTCGGGGACGTCGCTGGCGAAGCTCGCCCCGGGGCTGCCGCAGGCGGCGAAAGACCTGAACGTCGGTGTGGTGGCCCTCCTCGTGAATATCGCTGTCATCCTGCTCGTTTCCGCCGTGATGCCGCGGCGGGTGAGGGAGCGCGTGGCATAG
- a CDS encoding DUF3311 domain-containing protein, producing MPADSPGTRRSRWRRYHLLALLPALGMLGGLPFANRVQPLILGLPFVMAWLVAWVIVTAAIMAWILRTDTANGLASDQVQGQGEEGGAGEDEGKTS from the coding sequence ATGCCGGCTGATTCGCCCGGTACGCGACGTTCACGGTGGCGCCGATATCACCTGCTGGCCTTGCTGCCGGCGCTCGGCATGCTCGGCGGACTCCCGTTCGCCAATCGGGTGCAGCCGCTGATTCTTGGATTGCCATTCGTGATGGCCTGGCTGGTGGCCTGGGTGATTGTCACCGCGGCCATCATGGCGTGGATACTGCGAACTGACACCGCGAACGGGCTGGCTTCAGACCAGGTGCAGGGGCAGGGAGAAGAGGGTGGTGCGGGGGAAGATGAGGGAAAGACCTCATGA